Sequence from the Carassius gibelio isolate Cgi1373 ecotype wild population from Czech Republic chromosome A7, carGib1.2-hapl.c, whole genome shotgun sequence genome:
acttacaaatgaggacaattgaAGCAACAACCAACAAAATAGTGCTGATACAAGTCCGGGTCCATAgtctaacacagtacatgtagtaaggtgttttttttttaaacaagtaaataataaaaagtagatAGAAAAGAAGTTCGAACATAGAGCTAGTCTTAGAGGGTCaagttttttataataaaagaaaacataattaatacatttcaaGAAGAAGTCAAAGCTGCACAAAATTGCAaggaaataaaagtaaattagaCTGAGATATATATGGCTGTATGTTTCATGATAACTGTAACAGCTCAAAGTGATTTCAGAGCTGTTGAATTATTTCTTGCCAGCTGGGCCACATTCTACCAAACAAATGTACAATGATGTCCCAAAGGATTTTCTTCCTTGATTCATTTCTTTCCATATGGGCACGATTACAGAAGTCATGGAGAACTGGGCCTCTTCCTTTTAATATAAACAGCATATTTATATTTCAGGATGCAAATGAATGCTCTTCAGTAATATGCATCATAATGACTGCCATGCTATTTCCCCATATGCAAAtactgcttattttttttatcagtatgtgaaTAGTTTCAGTAATTGCATCCACACTTTTttgacaagtcaagtcacctttatttatatagtgctttatacaatactgattacgttaaagcagctttacagtgtcgaaacaggaaaatagtttgttaataatgcaagaggacactAACAAAGTCAGTTTTGCACTTCAAGTCATTTCATTGATGATTAAGTGATGTCTTCATCCAGCTcagctctcttccaatagtgtctctGCAATCAAGCTGACAATATTGGCAGATATTAAGCATCATTTATGATTTTAGTCATTTATAACATtgcctgtgtgtgttgtgtgtgtatttcaggcTCGCTGAGCAATGTATCCAGTGATGTCAACTTCAGTTGTGACAGCAGCAGGACCAATGGCTCGTGTGCAGCGGTTGTGGCGGACAGTTACAGCCCAAACAGGACGGTGGAGATGGTCTTCATTGCACTGGTTACAGGATCTCTCAGTTTTGTCACCGTTGTGGGCAACATCCTTGTCATGCTCTCAATCAAGGTCAATCGACACCTACAGACCGTCAACAACTACTTCCTCTTCAGCCTGGCCTGTGCAGATCTCATCATCGGTGTGTTCTCCATGAACCTTTACACCGTCTACATCATCAAGGGCTACTGGCCGCTCGGCCCTGTTGTGTGTGACCTGTGGCTCGCGCTGGATTACGTGGTCAGCAACGCTTCTGTCATGAACCTGTTAATCATCAGCTTCGACCGATACTTCTGTGTGACCAAACCCCTGAGTTATCCGGCACGCAGAACCACCAAGATGGCCGGCCTCATGATCGCCTCCGCCTGGATCCTGTCTTTCATCCTGTGGGCTCCTGCTATCCTGTTCTGGCAGTTCATCGTCGGAGAACGGACTGTAGAGCCTGGTGAATGTTACATCCAGTTCCTTTCCAACCCCGCGGTCACGTTCGGCACGGCCATCGCTGCGTTCTACCTGCCAGTGGTCATCATGACGGTGCTTTATGTGCACATCTCTCTGGCCAGCCGCAGCCGTGTGTCCAAGCAGAACCCTGAGGCAAAGAAGGAGAAGAAAGGCCCAAAATCTAGCGGTCTCCTCAAGAGTCACATCTTGAAGCAGAACAACAACAACCAGTCTCCTCCTAAACCTAGCCTGGATACCTGTTCTACAGTGGACACCATGAAGAACGGTAAACTAGACGAGTCTGTGGTGTCCGCTAAAGCTGACTCCTGCGTGCAGCCGGAGGAGAAGGAGAGCTCGAATGACTCCAGCACAGTCAGCATAGCTCCTAAAGAGCCTAAAGAACGGGCGAACAGTGAGGTGACTTCAGAGGCCGGCTTGACACCCGTGCCCACCGCCGCTCCTAAACTCAACCCTCAATCCAAATGGTCCAAGATCAAGATCGTCACCAAACAAGCGGGAGATGAGTGCATCACAGCCATCGAGATCGTCCCGCCTAACAGTGCCAGCGAGAGGCGCTCCATTCCTGTGAACCGTCCCCGCACAGTGGCGCGCAAGTTTGCCAGCATCGCCCGCAGCCAGGTGAAGAGGAAAAGGCAGATGGCGGCACGAGAGAAGAAAGTGACAAAGACAATCTTTGCCATCCTGCTGGCCTTCATTATCACATGGACGCCATACAATGTAATGGTTTTAATCAGCACATTCTGCCAGTCGTGCGTTCCAGACACAGTCTGGGCCATTGGCTACTGGCTCTGCTACGTCAACAGCACCATCAACCCCGCTTGCTATGCACTCTGTAACGCCACCTTCAAAAAGACCTTCAAAAACCTGCTCATGTGCCAGTATAAGAACATCGGCACCAGATGAACGAAGGGAAGAAGCAGCTAGCGAAGATGGAGATATGATATGGAAGGTACAAAGGCTGTCCCAGCACTGTGCAGTAAATTGTGAGGCTTCATAGTcataatgctgaaacagtgtgtCATAACCAAAAGTTAATGTATTAAGGAATCAATGTTTACAAGAGGGTGATGGAGCAATGGACAAGAGACTGAATCACTGAAGAAATCAAGTGGAAGTCATGAAACAAATGACTTTTCCAGTAATCTGATCATTGCTCTATTGCTAAGACCACTGGAACTCTGCACTAGAGTAATGTGAAGATCAAGACAAAGACTATGCTTTAGACAGGCCAGTGGCTTTTTTCCAAAAGTTCAGAATCACAGCAAATTAGCAAACCAACCAACAGCAAACAAACAGAGACTTGGCGAATAATAGGATTTTATTGATTCATTTATAATCCCAGGATAGCACAAATGTTATCAATTTCAAGTCCTTTTGGTTAGTAGAAACACTGGTTCTAAGCCAGACTTCTGTGACAGGATGCTCATTTGTCATACAGAGGTGAAGATGATGTGATTGGAGAACATACTACAGCCAAAACCCATAACATCTGGAAAAGTTACCATTACCATGTTACCATGTGGAAAAGCTTTCTGTTCGACTGTTCCTGAAAGCATGACGATGCCAAGTGAGATTCGGTTTCCTATACCTGCACCCTCCATTTCCAAATGAAGGAAGTCACATGCTGAAGCTGACCACAACAGCTGTGTATTCCATTACATTCATAGGGACCAATATTTCAGGGCATGTGGTTCAGCTTGGGAGAAGTTAGTCATCATTATCCTCTTAGCGTGATCCTCTTGAGGATCTGGAATAGGTCAAAATTGAAAAGGATCTCAATGGATTTGGATAGGCATTATAGACTTGAAATGGGATGAGACACTCTATACTGAGCTGAGAAATGTCACTGTAAGGGTTTGTTCTTACAGAGGTGTGTAAATATGTTTAGTTCTGATGAATATATGCTCTTGAAAGTATTATTTCTTCCCTGCATTTAATGTATGGATGTTTGTGTTCCTCTTGTGTTTAGTTGGTGATCTTCATGTGATTTTacagattaaatattaaatgtattgccGTCTGTATGCAAAACTGTTGAAACCATTTATAATTTGTGATatacttggcaaaaaaaaaaaaaaaaattattagagaTGATTAGTACATTTATTTAACCTGTTTATAAGATGTTCGATTTCAAGCATTTCATTTAAATCAAGGCACAAAGGACTGACCCTAAATTTGAGAGACGGAAAATTGGTTTTATTTCCCGCTGTAAACCACCATGTTGATTTAGTAGATACCCACTTCATGATATTGTTTCCTCATGGTGCAATATAGTTTTGCCTAGTTTGTGTTTAAATACACAGTTTGTAGCTGATGAAACCGCAGCATGTTAACCAGCAGGAATGATCTCCCACAGTTAGCTTGAGGACATGTGGTCAGAATTAGCCGAGAGGGAGAAATGTGTTGATGTTTTAGGGCTCATGATGTTACATCATTAACAAGCTGCCCGGTTTCAGCGATTACAGACTTTAAAGCATTAAACCAAAGAGGTTGTGGCGCTCTGGTCTGTTACTAGGCCTGGTCTGGAAGAGAGATTATTCAGTCATTAGCATCATTTTAAGATGCAGAGACTTGCCTCTCTAACATCTTGGGTTTGGTTTCATGTTTCTACCTCATAATCAAATTTCCATTCATAGCATCTGTGTCTCCAAACCAGCTCTGAATCTCTTTTTAATGAGTGCTAAAGACAGACTAAGTGACTATTATGCCATTGAAAAAGAATTTAAAACCAGAgttccatttttctttttcagaatgtTTTAAATTTCCCAGTCTTCTTCTGATAAATGGAGTATATTGAAGTAGGCTGTCCACTACATATCTTAGTCATTCAAAAACGTGCTTTTATAAAAGTATGCCCAACTGTGATCCAACTCTAAGAAGACTTCACATTGGAATATCAGTATCACCAAGAGAGTTCTTCATGTAACAGTACTAAAGAAATTCAATCATGCAATCTGATCAGTTACTAAATATTGTCCTTCTGCAATTTTGAAAATAGCATCTATTAGATGACCAATACAGCTAAATGACTTTTCCCATCATGCTCTCTTTCATTTGGCCACTTCAAATGTGTATCAAATGTAAATCGTATAGGGATTAATAAAGACTTCCCCCATTTAATTGTACCAGCTGAAGGGCAAAGTGAAGCTGATGGAATGAACACACTGTAATTGTTGACTTATCTACCTTTACGAGCCAGTGTACATAAGAGTGTGTGGTTCTTTTTCTAATGCATAAAGCTTAATAAAGCTCTTAATCGCACTGACCAGGAGGAGAGACAAATGCttattatttgcatattcatgaaCACACATATTGGTTCGGATAATGGGAAATTTGGAGGGCTTAAGTGTTTTTAATAATGAACTGTCATCACAGTTCACCATCACCATAACAGGACATATTGCACACAACGCTCAGTAACAAAACTTTACTGTCTTTCTTAAAGGCTTATGAAACAGGTTTGCATGAGAGGGAATGGTCTCCTCTCCATGCAGTTTAATTCCCATAACCCTCTGTCAACCTTGGATCTGTTAGTAACAATCAAGTCAAAAGGAAAAGTAACAGCATCGGGGTATTTCCGCTTTTACATAAACTACACCttttatagaaaaaaagaaatcatttaTTTCAAACAACACTCCTCAGTTTTATATTTTGGAATACAAAAAAGAGAAGGGTGACTTATCCAAACACTACTTGTATGCCCCACTAGTAATATAATCctataaaataacagttttacaaAACCAAATCTGAAGTAAAACCATAATAAAATAGATGTGTCTGACTGAGTTCTACTGATTGTTGTCCTTTAAAAAAATGAGAGGCCTGGTGCTCAGGCAGctgatagatagagagagagggaaacaTCGGAGGATTGGGTCAATAACAGGGCACCACACGCACACTAAACAAAGGCTTTTTATTCTCCCCACGCTCACACATGAAACAGTCATGTAACGTGTCAAATACTCAGCTGTTACTCTGTCATAGTCTTCTAAAGCTATGTGTTTGTGGCTACAGAGCGAGTCCTGCTCATGCTGAAGAACACTTGAGTAGAGATATAAAAGGCCGTGTTTGGATGATGGATGATCACGAGGTGTTTACTGCCCCTCTGGATCTCTTGCTGCTTTTAGTTCCCCTTCCCCTTGCCTTTCTTTCCTGTGGAGAGATTGACACAAAATCTGATTATTCAGATCCAGCAGTAAAGCCGAACCTCTTGACGCCGCCTCCCCATCTCACGCTGGTTAGGAAATGCAAATGCTCTTCTAAAATAATGCTACAGTATTCCTGCTGGAATCCATATTCAGATAAGCATATTAACCACAAACATACCATTTGAAAGGACTGACTTAGACATCTGCCTCTCGTGTATGAGCAGAGGTTGACTATTGATTTCTGAATCCCACTCAGACACCCACCACGGCCAGCAGGTCAAGATTACACGCATTACTGTTTCCATTCagccaaaccaaaccaaacacctGCTGAGTCATGTgtgtcttatttaaaaaaacttacataaattaatgacttttaataataatttcaaacaattcttaaatcaatttaatgttaAAGGCATAATTATTTACTATtagttaaatgttattttaatgctAACGTTTGAACATAACATGCACAAAACGATCGCCTTCCGTCACTGAATGTCATTTTTGGGATTAGTGTTGAGGATGTACCTTTGGGTTTGTTTTTGATCTTGGTGGTGCAGGGTTTGGACACAGAGATGGTTTGCTGGCAGTCGGCGTTGAAGAGAGCCTTTACCAGAGAGCCAGAGCGGCTCTTTGTGTTTGTGGCTGTGTCACACTCGCCCCAGTTACCAAACTTATACTTGCAGTCGGCTGCATGAAATGAGATACAATATACTATGTAAGATGATACGAAAGGTGCAGAAATACACAGcagcacaaaaacaaaccaaaaatgaaaagtgaTGGCtatatataataagaaatgttgagAAGGTTTCACTCACGTCCAAAGTCTTTCTTCCAGTTGCAGGGCACTCGGCATTTGACTTTCTTGGTCTGCTCATTGCAGGTGGCTTCTCTTGTGCCTGCTCCACAGTCCCCGGTATTGGCCACACAACTGCCATAGTGCCACTCCACACAGTCCGAAGCACCCTTACCTCCTTTATTCTTCTCTGTCACATGACACACGGGCAGAAGCGTTACTTCATCTCCCCTTCAGCCAAGTATCACATAAACTCATGCAAAACTGCCCAGTCAATACACTAACACTGCACGACTTTTAAAATCAGActagattttaaaacactaggcatcaCTCGTCAACTTTGTAAATGGTTACAGAAGGAAAAACTGGGAATTATACAGTAACAACTGAGAATCACACACCAGATTTTCAATTTATTCCAAACACAGCAAACATGCGTTCCTCTTTTAAAGAAGCATGACAAATGAAAGCAATACATATGCGCTCTAAAACTGGCTCAAAATATCATGCttgaatatcaaataaaaataacatgtttgAAATCCTTCAGCTGGATGGAATCACAGTCTGGCGATGAAAATTGCAGCCTGTGCCCATCATACACTATGCAATTTTCTATAAAATGCCCAAAATTGGCAGACTGGCT
This genomic interval carries:
- the LOC128016806 gene encoding midkine-B-like, with amino-acid sequence MRGLFSTIIVVLVVLMIVTTEAGKNKKEKNKGGKGASDCVEWHYGSCVANTGDCGAGTREATCNEQTKKVKCRVPCNWKKDFGPDCKYKFGNWGECDTATNTKSRSGSLVKALFNADCQQTISVSKPCTTKIKNKPKGKKGKGKGN
- the LOC128016805 gene encoding muscarinic acetylcholine receptor M4-like translates to MNVTNSTEAEGLAPWNFNGSLSNVSSDVNFSCDSSRTNGSCAAVVADSYSPNRTVEMVFIALVTGSLSFVTVVGNILVMLSIKVNRHLQTVNNYFLFSLACADLIIGVFSMNLYTVYIIKGYWPLGPVVCDLWLALDYVVSNASVMNLLIISFDRYFCVTKPLSYPARRTTKMAGLMIASAWILSFILWAPAILFWQFIVGERTVEPGECYIQFLSNPAVTFGTAIAAFYLPVVIMTVLYVHISLASRSRVSKQNPEAKKEKKGPKSSGLLKSHILKQNNNNQSPPKPSLDTCSTVDTMKNGKLDESVVSAKADSCVQPEEKESSNDSSTVSIAPKEPKERANSEVTSEAGLTPVPTAAPKLNPQSKWSKIKIVTKQAGDECITAIEIVPPNSASERRSIPVNRPRTVARKFASIARSQVKRKRQMAAREKKVTKTIFAILLAFIITWTPYNVMVLISTFCQSCVPDTVWAIGYWLCYVNSTINPACYALCNATFKKTFKNLLMCQYKNIGTR